The Lolium rigidum isolate FL_2022 chromosome 2, APGP_CSIRO_Lrig_0.1, whole genome shotgun sequence genomic interval TTATTTCATTATAGAAACTAAATTGTTAAATGTGATAAATATTTGTAAACCAGAGTAAAGAAGTAACTGAGCTCTCCAAACAAATTAAGGAGAAGATGAAGGAGATAGACACTTTTGGTAagtcctgtcttgttattttattAAGGTTCTGTCATGTTGACGTGACAAAAAATTCCTTCTCAGTTCTCACATagttatttgtggtgaaacttttcaagtTTCTTTTATTATTAAATTATATGTGTGTAACTTTGCATTTTGCTCATCTAGATCTTGAGGGAAACACTGAGGGCAAAATCCGGGCTACTGAAGAGATTGATAAGCTCAAGGAACATAGGGCCGAAGAGCAGGTATTTCTGGTGCCACTATAAAAAACTTACCACATTGGAGTTGCAATAACTTATTTATATAGCTGACTTTATCTCTGTCCTGCTGCTtgcgtaacaattttattattattttcaagGCAAAGCTGCTGCTTGAAGATTTTAATAAGGACCGTGTTCTATTGGTGAATGCTCTCCAAACTGCTACACAATCGACCACACATTCTGCTCTTGCTGCTACTCCAGATGCACGCACACAAGAAATGATTAACGAAAAGCTCAAAAAGGCAGAAGAACTAGGTGTGTTTCCTTAACCGTGCTTCCTACAGCCTCCTTTGCTTGACTACTACAACCATGTCTTATATGATTTACATACAACATTATTTTGTACAGGTGAGAGTGGGATGATTGATGAAGCTCAAAAACTGTTCGATGAAGCAGAAGCTCTTAAGAAGGTTGGCATCTATCTTTAGTGTTTAAATTTATTGGAGCAACTAACAAGAATTTATAGTAGGTCATATGCTTAAGGAGCATGTGACTAGAATTGTAGTAGCTTACTGCTTCAGTTGTCAAAGTACTATTTCATATCTTATGTGTTTTGTGTTGATCTTTAACCAGCTGGGTGCACGGCCACATCCTGTTCCAGACTCTACAAAATTGTCGGTGCAAACTGTAAGTAGCTCGACTTTTCTGCTGCGACCCACAATAAAAATTCAATCCTCTTCTGAAGAGAGTTGCCAACCGAATGGAGACATTTGATTCCATATGTCATAGGACCCTATTCTAGTCAGGAAGCTTAGCAATAACTAcatgtttagttgttttatttatattgatgatTTGGTGCATTTGTGTTCTTTGTTCAGACTGAtcagaagttgcgcttgtgtgacATATGTGGAGCATTTTTGAGCGTGTATGACAGGTAATTTCATCATCTTTGGCTTAACCATGAATTTCCGCCATGGGGTCATGAGTATAGCGGAGTATGGGGTTTCAAGTGTTTCAATTTTTGACAGACGCCTATGCCTCCCTTTTCACCAGCAGGCTTTTGGGTCCAGTTTTACGAGGATTACTTTTGCTGCTAAAGAATGTGCGTGTTTATTTTATGCATGCTTTTATACTTGTGGATTGTCGATGCCTTGTAAGGGCATATAGTTATTACTTACGAACTTCTTGGAAACAACATTGTTATGTATAGTTACAGCCTTGTTAACTTTTTCTTTCAAACAGTGAACGGCGTTTAGCAGATCATTTTGGAGGGAAACTTCATATTGGTTATATGCTAGTACGTGAGAAGTTGTCCGAACTGCAGGTTAGTTTTCACTTTTCAGAATAATCTTTTGAGTGAAGCTTATTCCTGTAGAGTCATGTGTTAGTTCCAGATTTTGCTAACATGTCTTGATTATGCACTTCCTGTGTTAGTACCTGAAATGGCTTGTTTATTTGGGGATTATGATCGGAATTTGCTTCTGTCCTTTTTGTGAGCAGGAAGAAAAAAACAAAAGGCGCAAGGTGGACCGAACTGAATATGACAGAAGGTATTGTTATGCTTCCTAACTTAAAAGTACCCTAACAGTGCAACATTATATTATTAATTATCTTGCTAAAAATCATGTTGGAATGATGACTTCTGCAACAACTAGATCCAGGGAAAGGAGCACCGAACGTGATAGAGCATCAAGCAGGGACCGTCATAGAGGAGAGCGTGGCAGCAGCAGTGGCAGGGATTATGACCGTAGAAGTAGCCATGATCGCTACCATGACCGAGAAAGTAGATATGACAGGGAAAAGGACAAGGAATCAGGGAGATCTCGTAGTTATGATTCAAGGAGTCACCGAAGGTCACGTTCCCCTAGGGATAGTTCTAGAGACTATGATCGACATGGGTACGCTCACATTTATTCTATTCCTTGCTTGCTATCTTAAGAAGAAAAATTTGAACCTAAAGAAGACAACTAAACCCACAAGGTTCTGTGTGAAACTTAAAATTACTAAGGAAAAATATATGTTCTTATTACTTGGTGTGTATAAGCTTTTAGATTTATTCCTGTAAAGTTCACTATCGATCTCTAGCATGTGAATATGACTTCATTGCATTGATAACCTGCATCATTGTACGATCTTGAACTAGTGGAGTGGGTACTTTGCTAGCTGCAGCACTCATGATTCTCATGAAAATGCATCTGACCTGATTTCGGTGTTTTCTACAGGCGTCATGACCGTCGAGATCGGCACTAGGTGCAGGCTTGTTTCATTACATTTTCGGAGGGTTCTGCAATGCAGTCAATGATGCTCTCATCATTGAACTAGACAGTAAAAAGACCAGCTTGCGAGTGGAGGGTGAGGCACCTGTCATTTCTATCCTAGTTATATATGTGCATCTTCCTTTACCCCAAACTAATGAACATGACCTGGTGTAACATATATATTCTGTTATGGTGTTAGCCGGTGTTGATCTTATGTGTGCATGAAACGTGCGTTATTTCTAAGTTGCTCTCCAATTGCCAAAACATGTCTGTTGATTTCCTGAGTGTTTCTTCATATGTTTGTGCGTGAGCAGGTTATGGAAGCGTCATATTGTACTTACGCATCTGATTGATGAATGCATTAACGTAAGGTGACAATCCTTGAAAATTTTGTAACACCTCCTACATCCAGATTTCCTCTTACAAAATACTACAACTCCTGTATCTGAAGGAACCTTATGTAAGCGTCATATAGTACAGTTGAGATAATTTCAGCCGGGTTGATCTGCTTGTATTTGTGAATAAGCATACGCCACCATATGTAATCATAAGGAACCTTTGAATGCTGGTGTAGCAACACTGCGTACTGGGGCTGACCCCAAAGGTGTAATGATCTTTTGTCCCGAGGGAGGCTTGGGTGAATTAGACGTATATCCTTGAAGATTCAGAGTTGTGACTGTCGGCACCTAGACATTTGTTTTAGGCTCATCGCTCGTGAAAACCTAAAGGTTAAGAACATTTTTTAGGTTTGACTGTCATTGTAGAAAGAGTGGCCAATGTTTAGAACACCTGACTAACATTAATATACCAATCACAAGATATGCCTTCACAATACATAATAGACTAACAGTTTCTATTTAAACCAGCATATTTTCAAAGAAATTGATGGTCATAATTAATGTCTCGAGGCGACATGTATAATGTATTTGGAAACCAACTAGTTACACGCTAGCAGGTTAGAATGTGCAGAAACGAGTCATCAAGTCCCTATAGTGCACCTGCAGATCGCCGTCCGGTGCTCCTAGCTCATTAGCCTCTTAACTCTTTCAATGCAACTGCACGAACGCAAGGTATTACATTTTGTTATTTGTGTACTTGCATCTCTgaaaaagtttaaaaaaaaatACGGTATGTGCAAGGGAGGTGCAGTAAAGGAGAAAACCTTCTCGTCAAATTGGGCAAGATGCATTCCATGGCGTCAACTAGAATGTCACGCTTCATGTTCTTCTCAGCTACATTCAGGGATTCGCTGGTGCCTAGCAAAGGAAACAATAAACCAATAAACTTATACTTGGCATACTGAGAGAAGAGTCATATAATGGAGAACAGACAGGTGGCAATGATATTAGCAACATACCTAGTCGACTTTCTAAACTAAGCCCCCTCCAAGATGATGTTTTGTGTGCTTCCAGCTCGCCATCCTCTATACGCAACCATCTATCTAaaatttgtccaatgatcatgtgGGCGGCTGTTGAAGTCCCATCACAGATCTCGGAGAGATCCTTTGAGCAGATTGACCTCTTCCAGTGATCCGTATCAACAGCCGTCTCTAAGGCAATGCCATCCCTGTAATAATGAGTGGCTCCGGAGTTTTTGGTCTTTTCACATTGTTTCCTGAAATCCTTCTCTACTTTTGAATCTGAATGTTCAGCTTCTGGAACATGGTGTGTAGCTCCGGTAGATTCACTCGAACAACAGTCGTCCATATCAGCAGCTTTTGGTGTATCGTTTGAAGAACAAGGCTCATCCATATGTTGCTCTGAGTTGCAGTGAAAATAGTTGGTCTCAGGGAGTATGAAATCATTATCCTCACCACAGTTGACACTCCCTAAGCTCATCAACCCATCATCATCTGAGCAGTCTTCTGCATCATCATATGCTAAAGCTCTCAGTTGACTGCTTACAACCAAAACAGCATCTACTTCTGCATACTTCCCTTGTTTACTGAGGTCAACACTTTTACACCGAGGACCCCGATTTATAAAAGCTATGGTTTGAAGGGCCTCACCTGGCAAATCACCTTCGTCACATTCAAACAAACATTCCATCAAGTACCTCCTCAAAGCTACTCTAAATTGCATCTTTCGAAACTTAGAATCTGGATCCAGTATGGGATGCAGCAATTTCAGGTCATCATGCTTGACGTTTGGAAGCAACCAAAGAGCATTCAGGACATCATTTTGCAAAGATGCTGTTTCTTTTGGAAAGGGAAAGAACTCTAGTTGTGAAATACCCATGGATCTCGACTTCTGCTTCCAGTATAGGTTTATTACTGACATTGCCTTGGCTAGTCTCTTTGGCAAGTAACCTTCATCAAGCTGCTTTATTGTCATTTTGCATCTTTTCTTCACCATTTCAATGAGATGCCCTCTActggaggaccgaggcacatgtcCGAATTTTGGCACACATGTTTTTCCTATGAGTTTCCTATTCACTGCGACAAGAGGTTGGTCAGGAATCCCATCAAGTCTATCCAAAGCTTGGTTCATAGATGACAAAAGTAGTGGCGACACAGGTGTGACAAGGCTCAATGAATCAGATTGGTAGCTACAATGATTTCTCAAAACTTTGGACAGTTGAGACATGGCGGCATCTTCATTATCCAACTTGGCTAAGTAACATGGAAGATGGTCTGTTACTATTTGACTTAATATCGGTCTACTCTTAAGGAAACTACACTTTGTGTTGCTTGTGATACTAGCCACTGATTGAAGTGCTTCATTGCTTaacttattgattgtcctatgcaTAATATTCAAACTTTCTGGGCACAGTGATCCATCTTCACCTCTTGGTAAGTTCAGAAGCCTGAGACCATCCTGAACT includes:
- the LOC124687741 gene encoding putative RNA-binding protein Luc7-like 2 isoform X1 is translated as MDAVRKQLDQLMGANRNGDAREVSRKYYDRDVCRRFLAGLCPHDLFQLTKVDMGPCPKLHSLQLRKEYEEAKAKGMDNYDRELEETIERLIAECERKIQRALQRLEEEDAKAAIAISVTAVTKSKEVTELSKQIKEKMKEIDTFDLEGNTEGKIRATEEIDKLKEHRAEEQAKLLLEDFNKDRVLLVNALQTATQSTTHSALAATPDARTQEMINEKLKKAEELGESGMIDEAQKLFDEAEALKKLGARPHPVPDSTKLSVQTTDQKLRLCDICGAFLSVYDSERRLADHFGGKLHIGYMLVREKLSELQEEKNKRRKVDRTEYDRRSRERSTERDRASSRDRHRGERGSSSGRDYDRRSSHDRYHDRESRYDREKDKESGRSRSYDSRSHRRSRSPRDSSRDYDRHGRHDRRDRH
- the LOC124687741 gene encoding putative RNA-binding protein Luc7-like 1 isoform X2 encodes the protein MDAVRKQLDQLMGANRNGDAREVSRKYYDRDVCRRFLAGLCPHDLFQLTKVDMGPCPKLHSLQLRKEYEEAKAKGMDNYDRELEETIERLIAECERKIQRALQRLEEEDAKAAIAISVTAVTKSKEVTELSKQIKEKMKEIDTFDLEGNTEGKIRATEEIDKLKEHRAEEQAKLLLEDFNKDRVLLVNALQTATQSTTHSALAATPDARTQEMINEKLKKAEELGESGMIDEAQKLFDEAEALKKLGARPHPVPDSTKLSVQTTDQKLRLCDICGAFLSVYDRLLGPVLRGLLLLLKN
- the LOC124690322 gene encoding uncharacterized protein LOC124690322, translated to MGMIRTKVSCEKVKASVAKSSTLKSDSYKHHLVQDGLRLLNLPRGEDGSLCPESLNIMHRTINKLSNEALQSVASITSNTKCSFLKSRPILSQIVTDHLPCYLAKLDNEDAAMSQLSKVLRNHCSYQSDSLSLVTPVSPLLLSSMNQALDRLDGIPDQPLVAVNRKLIGKTCVPKFGHVPRSSSRGHLIEMVKKRCKMTIKQLDEGYLPKRLAKAMSVINLYWKQKSRSMGISQLEFFPFPKETASLQNDVLNALWLLPNVKHDDLKLLHPILDPDSKFRKMQFRVALRRYLMECLFECDEGDLPGEALQTIAFINRGPRCKSVDLSKQGKYAEVDAVLVVSSQLRALAYDDAEDCSDDDGLMSLGSVNCGEDNDFILPETNYFHCNSEQHMDEPCSSNDTPKAADMDDCCSSESTGATHHVPEAEHSDSKVEKDFRKQCEKTKNSGATHYYRDGIALETAVDTDHWKRSICSKDLSEICDGTSTAAHMIIGQILDRWLRIEDGELEAHKTSSWRGLSLESRLGTSESLNVAEKNMKRDILVDAMECILPNLTRSCIERVKRLMS